In Populus alba chromosome 9, ASM523922v2, whole genome shotgun sequence, a genomic segment contains:
- the LOC118058992 gene encoding auxin-responsive protein SAUR50-like translates to MAIRKSQKLPQTAVLKQILKRCSSLGKKHGYDDDGLPLDVPKGHFAVYVGENRSRYIVPISFLSHPEFQFLLQRAEEEFGFDHDMGLTIPCEEVVFRSLTSMLR, encoded by the coding sequence ATGGCCATTAGAAAATCACAGAAACTACCTCAAACAGCCGTCCTTAAGCAGATTCTCAAGAGATGCTCAAGCTTGGGCAAGAAACACGGCTATGATGATGACGGCCTCCCACTTGACGTGCCAAAAGGTCACTTTGCTGTGTATGTCGGTGAAAACAGGAGTAGATACATTGTTCCAATCTCATTCTTGAGCCACCCTGAGTTTCAATTCTTGCTTCAACGAGCAGAAGAGGAATTTGGTTTTGATCATGATATGGGCCTTACTATCCCCTGTGAAGAAGTGGTTTTTCGATCTCTAACATCAATGCTCAGGTGA
- the LOC118058991 gene encoding transcription initiation factor TFIID subunit 14b isoform X1 produces MSKPEENTEKKESAQILNKKLKDVEISIPIVYGNIAFWLGKKSNEYQSHKWTIYVRGATNEDLGVVIKRAVFQLHSSFNNPTRVIEAPPFELSEAGWGEFEIAITLYFHSDVCDKPLNLYHHLKLYPEDEPGPVSIKKPVVVESYDEIVFPEPSEGFLARVQSHPAVNLPRLPAGFTLPPPMPVEDTSKRKRGDTKDNPLAQWFMKFSEADKLLQLAAARQQVQAHIAKLRRQISLINGQDQRLKSPSNQ; encoded by the exons ATGAGCAAACCTGAAGAGAACACTGAAAAGAAG gAATCGGCACAGATTTTGAACAAGAAGCTCAAAGATGTTGAAATCAGCATTCCAATAGTTTATGGCAACATAGCATTCTGGCTTGGAAAAAAGTCTAACGA GTATCAATCTCATAAGTGGACTATATATGTACGTGGGGCCACTAACGAGGATCTTGGTGTAGTGATAAAGCGAGCTGTTTTTCAgcttcattctagtttcaataaTCCTACAAGAGTCATTGAGGCACCTCCTTTTGAGTTATCAGAAGCAGGCTGGGGTGAATTTGAGATTGCCATTACACTGTATTTTCACAGTGATGTGTGTGATAAGCCTTTGAACCT ATATCATCATTTGAAGTTGTACCCAGAAGATGAACCTGGCCCTGTGTCAATTAAGAAGCCCGTTGTTGTAGAATCATATGATGAGATCGTATTCCCGGAGCCTTCAGAGGGTTTCTTAGCTCGTGTACAGAGTCATCCAGCTGTAAATCTACCCAGATTACCTGCTGGTTTTACTTTGCCTCCTCCTA TGCCGGTTGAAGATACGAGTAAAAGGAAGAGAGGAGACACTAAAGATAATCCTCTAGCCCAGTGGTTTATGAAATTCTCTGAAGCAGATAAGCTGCTGCAACTTGCTGCAGCTCGTCAGCAG GTGCAGGCTCATATAGCAAAACTCCGACGGCAAATAAGCTTGATAAATGGGCAGGATCAACGTTTGAAATCTCCCTCCAACCAGTGA
- the LOC118058991 gene encoding transcription initiation factor TFIID subunit 14b isoform X2, with product MSKPEENTEKKESAQILNKKLKDVEISIPIVYGNIAFWLGKKSNEYQSHKWTIYVRGATNEDLGVVIKRAVFQLHSSFNNPTRVIEAPPFELSEAGWGEFEIAITLYFHSDVCDKPLNLYHHLKLYPEDEPGPVSIKKPVVVESYDEIVFPEPSEGFLARVQSHPAVNLPRLPAGFTLPPPMPVEDTSKRKRGDTKDNPLAQWFMKFSEADKLLQLAAARQQAHIAKLRRQISLINGQDQRLKSPSNQ from the exons ATGAGCAAACCTGAAGAGAACACTGAAAAGAAG gAATCGGCACAGATTTTGAACAAGAAGCTCAAAGATGTTGAAATCAGCATTCCAATAGTTTATGGCAACATAGCATTCTGGCTTGGAAAAAAGTCTAACGA GTATCAATCTCATAAGTGGACTATATATGTACGTGGGGCCACTAACGAGGATCTTGGTGTAGTGATAAAGCGAGCTGTTTTTCAgcttcattctagtttcaataaTCCTACAAGAGTCATTGAGGCACCTCCTTTTGAGTTATCAGAAGCAGGCTGGGGTGAATTTGAGATTGCCATTACACTGTATTTTCACAGTGATGTGTGTGATAAGCCTTTGAACCT ATATCATCATTTGAAGTTGTACCCAGAAGATGAACCTGGCCCTGTGTCAATTAAGAAGCCCGTTGTTGTAGAATCATATGATGAGATCGTATTCCCGGAGCCTTCAGAGGGTTTCTTAGCTCGTGTACAGAGTCATCCAGCTGTAAATCTACCCAGATTACCTGCTGGTTTTACTTTGCCTCCTCCTA TGCCGGTTGAAGATACGAGTAAAAGGAAGAGAGGAGACACTAAAGATAATCCTCTAGCCCAGTGGTTTATGAAATTCTCTGAAGCAGATAAGCTGCTGCAACTTGCTGCAGCTCGTCAGCAG GCTCATATAGCAAAACTCCGACGGCAAATAAGCTTGATAAATGGGCAGGATCAACGTTTGAAATCTCCCTCCAACCAGTGA
- the LOC118058993 gene encoding auxin-responsive protein SAUR21-like, with protein sequence MAIRLTGSLAKQIFRRSSKSFDVPKGFVAVYVGETEKKRFVVPVSYLNQPIFQDLLSKAEEEFGFDHPMGGLTIPCREDTFIHVTSSLSRS encoded by the coding sequence ATGGCAATTCGTTTAACTGGAAGCCTTGCCAAGCAAATTTTCCGCCGATCTTCAAAATCTTTTGATGTGCCAAAAGGTTTCGTGGCAGTATACGTTGGGGAGACCGAAAAGAAGCGATTTGTGGTTCCAGTATCCTATCTGAACCAGCCTATATTTCAAGATTTGCTGAGTAAAGCTGAAGAAGAGTTTGGTTTTGATCATCCAATGGGTGGTTTGACAATTCCTTGTAGAGAAGATACTTTCATCCATGTCACTTCAAGCTTGAGCAGATCATGA
- the LOC118058995 gene encoding auxin-responsive protein SAUR24-like has protein sequence MAIRFPSVLAKKIPRQSSSKSLDVQKGFIALYVGEADKKRFLVPVSYLNQPLFQDLLCKAEEFGFDHPMGGLTIPCDEETFLDVTSSLGRS, from the coding sequence atggcAATTCGTTTTCCTAGTGTTCTTGCCAAGAAAATCCCCCGTCAATCTTCATCGAAGTCTTTGGATGTACAGAAAGGTTTCATAGCGTTATATGTTGGGGAAGCTGACAAGAAGAGATTTCTGGTTCCAGTTTCCTATTTGAATCAACCTTTGTTTCAGGATTTGCTATGTAAAGCTGAGGAGTTCGGTTTTGATCATCCAATGGGTGGTTTAACGATTCCTTGCGACGAAGAGACTTTCCTTGATGTCACTTCTAGCTTGGGTAGATCATAA
- the LOC118058994 gene encoding auxin-induced protein 15A-like, with product MAIRLLGFLAKQSLRRPVSCANKAASKSSDVPKGFLAVYVGETEKKRFVVPVSYLNQASFQDLLSKAEEEFGFDHPMGGLTIPCAEDTFLDVTSSLSRL from the coding sequence ATGGCTATTCGTTTGCTTGGGTTTCTGGCTAAACAAAGCCTCCGTCGGCCTGTTTCATGCGCCAATAAAGCAGCTTCAAAGTCTTCAGATGTTCCAAAAGGTTTCCTAGCAGTTTACGTTGGGGAAACTGAGAAGAAGCGATTTGTGGTTCCAGTATCATATTTGAACCAGGCTTCATTTCAAGATTTGCTAAGTAAAGCTGAAGAGGAGTTTGGTTTTGATCATCCAATGGGTGGATTGACTATTCCCTGTGCGGAAGATACTTTCCTTGATGTAACTTCTAGCTTGAGTAGATTATAA